The nucleotide window CGGCGCTCGTAGCCACCCTCGGGACGCTGCACGCCGGAGGCACCGGCACCGCGACGCAGTGCCGAACGGTCAGAGGACACGGTGCGAAGCACCGAGGAGAGCGACTCCTCGAACTCCGCGAGCTTCGCATCCACGTAGTCGTCGCACTCCGCACGCAGGCGGGCGGACTCGGTGTGCGCCTGCTCCACCAGACGGTGCGCCTCCTCGTCCGCGCGGCGCATCACCTCAGATTCGGAGATCAAGCGCTCCTGCTGCGCAAGACCTTCGTCCACGCTGCGCTGGTACTCCTGGTTACCCGACTCGACCAGGCGCTCCGCCTCTTGGCGTGCGCGGCCCACAGTCACGTCGGCCTCTTCGCGGGCGCGGCCAACCATGTTGTTCGCGTCTTCCTCAGCGTTAGACACCAGCATGGTGGCCTGCGACTGCGCGTCGGTCAGCATGGTCTCGGACTGCGCGTGCGCATCGTCGACCAGACGGCGCGACTCGTCCTCCGCGTCCATCACCAGCACGTCCGCACGCTCCTGCGCACCACGCAGAATCTCGTCCTGCTTGTCCAGCACGTCCTGGGCATCGTCGAGTTCTTCCGGAATGGCGTTGCGCAGATCGTCGAGAAGCACGAGCATCTCGTTGCGCGGCACCATGCAGTTCGAGGTCATGGGCACGCCGTACGCCTGCTCCACGGTCTGGACGAGTTCATCGAGGGCTTCGAATACGCGGTACATGGCACTCAGCGTACGGCGCAAAAAGAGCTTTTCGCTTTACGACGCGTCCCCCGCCGCGCCTAGATCACACCCTGGGCGAGCATTGCGTCCGCGACCTTCTTGAAGCCCGCGATGTTCGCACCGACGATGTAGTCGCCCTCGTGGCCGTACTCGGCTGCGGTCTCGGCCGAGAGCTTGAAGATGTTGCTCATGATGCCGTGGAGACGCTGGTCGGTGTAGTCGAACGTCCACGAGTCGCGGGAAGCGTTCTGCTGCATCTCAAGCGCGGAGGTGGCCACGCCGCCAGCGTTTGCCGCCTTGCCCGGGCCGAAGTTGATCTTGTTGCTGCGGAAGATCTCCACCGCCTCCGGGGTGGACGGCATGTTCGCGCCCTCAGCGACGTAGCGGACACCGTTGTCCACCAGAGTGCGGGCATGCTCGGCTTCCAGCTCATTCTGGGTTGCGCACGGCAGCGCCACGTCTGCCTTGAGATCCCAGATGGAGCCGTCAGAGTGGAAAGTCGTGCCCTGGGCTTCTTCCACGTAGGTGGAGACGCGCTCGCGGCGCTTCTCCTTGACGTCGCGGAGCAGCTCGACGTCGACACCGTTCGGGGTCTCAACCCAGCCGGAGGAATCGGAGAAACCGACTACGGTGGCGCCAAGCTCTTGGGCCTTCTGGATGGCGTAGGTAGCGACGTTGCCGGAACCGGAGACGATCACCTTCGCACCGTCGAGGGACTCACCGTTGGCCTTCATCATTTCCTCGGTGAAGTAGACGCAGCCGAAACCGGTTGCCTCGGTGCGTGCGAGCGAGCCGCCCCACTCCAGTCCTTTGCCGGTGAGCACGCCGGACTCGTGCTGGTTGGCCAGGCGGCGGTACTGGCCGAAGAGGAAGCCGACCTCGCGGCCACCTACGCCGATGTCACCAGCCGGGACGTCGCGGTACTCACCGATGTGGCGCCACAGCTCAGTCATGAAGGACTGGCAGAAGCGCATGACCTCACCCTCGGAGCGGCCCTTGGGGTCGAAGTCGGAGCCGCCCTTGCCACCGCCGATCGGCAGGCCGGTCAAGGAGTTCTTGAAGATCTGCTCGAAGCCCAGGAACTTGATCACGCCGAGGTTCACGCTCGGGTGGAAGCGCAGACCGCCCTTGTAAGGGCCTAGCGCGGAGTTGAACTGCACGCGGAAACCGCGGTTCACGCGGACCTCGTTGTTGTCATCCATCCACGGGACGCGGAAGATGATCTGGCGCTCCGGCTCACAGAGACGCTCGATCAAGCCGTAGTCGGCGTAGTGCGGGTCCTTCTCAAGGACGATTTTCAGCGATTCAAGCACCTCAGCGACCGCCTGGTGGAACTCCGGCTCCCCAGCGTTGCGCTTCAGCAGTTTGTCGTAGTAGCCAGCAACTTCCTGGTCGATTGCGCTCATGAGCGTCTCCTCCGGAATCCATATCTATTGGGCGGCAGATTTGCCACATGGCATGATACAAAACATTTCACCGCCATGCCCAGTGATGCCTGTCCCAAGCTACGTCCAGCCGTTGCGGGTTTTTGAACCGGGGGCGGAGCTCATCCCCCCCGCGCCGTTAAACTGGGCCGTCACACGCCTAACCGCCCCGCACGCTTTGCACTCGAGGTCACAAACATGAGTTTCACTTCCTCCCCCCGCCCAGTGAATGCCACCGACGCTGCCGATGCAGCTGGTACTGAACGTTCCACCAAGGTGGTCATCGCCCCTGACGCCTTCAAAGGCACCGCCTCCGCACAGCAGGCTGCCCAGTGGCTGGGCGAAGGCATCCGGGAAGTGATCAAGGACGCCGACATTTACCTCGCGCCGATGGCCGACGGCGGTGAAGGCACCTCGGAACTCTTCGCGGGCGAGCGCATCACCCTGCCCACCACGGACGCGGCCGGACGCCTGACAGAGGCAAGCTACACTTACGACGCCTCGACCACCACCGCGTTCATCGACGTCGCGGCCGCATCGGGCTTGCCCGCCGTCGCCGAAAACCCGGTGCCGATGACCGGAGATACATACGGCACCGGCGTACTCATCGCAGATGCACAGACCCGCGGCGCGACCCGCATCGCACTCGGCCTGGGCGGCTCCGCCACCATCGACGGCGGTACTGGCATCCTCGTGGCGCTTGGAGCGAACCCGATCGACGCCCGTGGCTACCAGCTCAAGCCAGGCGGCGGTGCACTGCGCGACATCGCGGACCTTGACACCGCGAAGGTGAACATCCCCGCCGGTGCCGTCGATTGGCTTTTGCTTGTCGACGTCGCCGCCCCCGCCACCGGCGACCACGGCGCCGCAGCGGTGTTCGGCCCGCAAAAAGGGGCCTCCGAAGAGGACGTGGAGGTGCTCGATGAGGGGCTTGCAAGGCTTTGCGACGTCGCGGGCGTCGACCCTACAACTCCCGGGATGGGCGCGGCGGGCGGTGTTGGCATTGGCTTGACCTGGCTGTCTACCTTGCTGCACGGCGACGCTTCGCACGTCCAGATCGTGCCCGGCGCGCGCATGGTCGCAGACGCGAACGGGCTCGCAGAACAGCTCACCGACGCAGCACTGGTGATCACAGGCGAGGGCCGCTTCGACGCTCAGACTGCCGCTGGAAAGGTCGCGGCCACCGTCTTCGATCTCGTGGAGGAGCACAACCCGGAGGCGGTGGTCGCCGTGGCCTCAGGCGAGTTCCAGGACACGCCTCGCGAAGTTGCCAGCAACGAGGTCATCGCCGTGACGTTGCCCGACCCTTCCGAGGCAGGCGAAGCCGGCACCGCCGAGCAGCTGCGCCGCGCCGGCGCAGAGATCGCAGTCGCCTACCTGCGGACCTCGACGGTCCAGGGGTAGATCGAAGCAACCTCAAACTGGTCCTGCTGTTCGAGGGCGGCCGGGTCATTCGGCAGCGTCGCTTTCGGAGTGAGAATGCGTGACAGCCCCATTGCGAGGCGGTTGTAGCTGTCTGCGCCCTCGGCGGTGATCACGTAGCGGTGGACCTGCGCGCCGTCATCTGCCGGATCGGTACCGCGGTCCGCTTCATAGGTAGAGGTTAGCTGGGCGTGCACGGTGGCGTCGATAAGCAAGGTACCCTCCTGGACCACCGACCCAGCGGTGAGTTTGCCGCGGCGAACGAGGATGTCGAGCGCTCGCTGAAAGGCCGCGCCGACCTCGTCAGCGGCGGTGGGCGGGACCAGGACGTCGAACACAATGGCTGGCATGCCTTCCAAGGCTAGCCTTCGGTGGCGCGAGTAGGGTGCAAAGCATGCCTTTGGACGTGCAATCGCCGAAACATGCCTTGACCACGATGGCTGACGGCACGATCAAACAAGTCAGCCCGTTTTCCGGAACGCAGGTGTGGACCGTGCCCGGGCGGGGCAACCGGCCGTTGTCGAACCGCTCGAAGGAACCGGAAGCGCTGGGAGACGATGCGTTTACGCACTCGTGCAACTTCTGCGAGGCGAAGCAGCTGGCTACCCCACCGGAAAAAACCCGCACATTCCGCGGCGAAGATGGCCGGTGGCAAATCCTGCGCGACCAGATGCCGCACCAGCTTGGCGAGACTCGCGCGGAGTTCCGCCGCGTACCCAACCTGTTCGAGATCGTCTCCTACGACTACTGGGTGCAGAACTACGGCTACGAGATGCCGGAGGGCCGGCGCCGGCACATGGAGACCTACTTGGCCGACTCGGCTGGCCGCGAGCACGTGTATGAGATTGCGCGCACGCGCATGCGCGCTTCTGGTCTGGGCGAGGCGGAGAGCGAAGATGAGCTTTTGGCCCTTGCGCCCGCGTATTTCGGCGGCGGGCACGACGTGATTATCGCGCGGCGGCACTTCGTCGACGGTGCGACGGATGATTCGCAGTTGGCCAGCTCCGGCACGCTGACCCCGGACGAGCACCATGGCTTCACCGCTTTCACTATCGACGCCCTGCGTGACCTGCTCGAGGCGAACCGCTACGCGCCGTACGTGGTGGTGTTTCAGAACTGGCTCTCTGCTGCCGGTGCCTCGTTCGACCACCTGCACAAGCAGCTGGTCACAATTGATGAGCGCGGCGTGCAGGCCGAGATGGAGATTGCGAAGCTGCGCCGCAACCTCAACATGTACAACGAGTGGGGCGTGAACTACGCGTCGTATCACAACTTGGTCATCGCAGAGAACGACTATGCGGTGGTGGTTGCTGGCATTGGGCACCGCTACCCCACTACGGCGATCTACTCGAAATCCGCGACGTGTGAACCGTGGCGCCAATCGGAGGAAGAGGTGCGCGGCTTCTCCGACTTGTTGCATGCCGTGCACGCCGCGACCGGGCCCGAGGTTGCCTGCAACGAGGAGTGGCATTACCGCCCGGTGGATTTGGACGTACCGATGCCGTGGCGCGTGAACATTAAGTGGCGCCTCTCCACCGTCGCCGGGTTCGAGGGCAACACGAAGATCTACGTGAACACGCTTTCTCCGTTCGACGTGCGCGACCGGCTGGTAACCAACCTCTATCGGCTGCGCGATGAGGGCCGTGTTGCGGGCGATATCCGCATTGCCGCCGAGTGCACCCCCGCGCGCAACGTGCTGCTCTACAACCCGATGCTGAGTAAGGAAGGGCAAGACCGATGACCACCGTGCCGATGCACCAGCTGCTTGAGACCTACGAGATCGATGCCGCGTGGCAGCGCGAGTTCTACGAGTGGATGCACGCCAACCCGGAGCTGGCAATGCAGGAACACGAAACCCACGCCCGCATCCTGAAGGAGCTTGAGCGCTTCGACTGCGAGGTGATCGCACCGATCGGCGGCACGGGTATCTGCGCGGTATTTACAAATGGCGATGGCCCGGTCGTGCTGCACCGCGCCGACTTCGACGCCCTTCCAGTCACCGAGGCGACCGGCGTGGACTACGCGGCAACCACCGGCACCATGCACGCCTGCGGTCACGACATTCACACCGCTGCGCTGCTGGGGGTCTGCGACTTTATGGACCACACCCGCGATCAGTGGGCTGGCACGTTCATCGCGCTGTTCCAGCCGGCAGAGGAGACCGCCGAAGGCGCTGCGGCAATGGTCGAAGATGGTTTGGTGGACCGCATTCCGCACCCGGATGTGTGTTTCGGACAGCACGTGATGCCGGGTCGCGCCGGCGAGGTCATGAGCAAACCCGGCCCGCAGTTCGCCGCGTGCGATTCGATCCGCATCACCATCCCGGGCCGCA belongs to Corynebacterium glaucum and includes:
- a CDS encoding DivIVA domain-containing protein, whose translation is MYRVFEALDELVQTVEQAYGVPMTSNCMVPRNEMLVLLDDLRNAIPEELDDAQDVLDKQDEILRGAQERADVLVMDAEDESRRLVDDAHAQSETMLTDAQSQATMLVSNAEEDANNMVGRAREEADVTVGRARQEAERLVESGNQEYQRSVDEGLAQQERLISESEVMRRADEEAHRLVEQAHTESARLRAECDDYVDAKLAEFEESLSSVLRTVSSDRSALRRGAGASGVQRPEGGYERRGERGERTDRGERIERTPRRRPRTEQAPADAYPEDY
- the gdhA gene encoding NADP-specific glutamate dehydrogenase, whose translation is MSAIDQEVAGYYDKLLKRNAGEPEFHQAVAEVLESLKIVLEKDPHYADYGLIERLCEPERQIIFRVPWMDDNNEVRVNRGFRVQFNSALGPYKGGLRFHPSVNLGVIKFLGFEQIFKNSLTGLPIGGGKGGSDFDPKGRSEGEVMRFCQSFMTELWRHIGEYRDVPAGDIGVGGREVGFLFGQYRRLANQHESGVLTGKGLEWGGSLARTEATGFGCVYFTEEMMKANGESLDGAKVIVSGSGNVATYAIQKAQELGATVVGFSDSSGWVETPNGVDVELLRDVKEKRRERVSTYVEEAQGTTFHSDGSIWDLKADVALPCATQNELEAEHARTLVDNGVRYVAEGANMPSTPEAVEIFRSNKINFGPGKAANAGGVATSALEMQQNASRDSWTFDYTDQRLHGIMSNIFKLSAETAAEYGHEGDYIVGANIAGFKKVADAMLAQGVI
- a CDS encoding glycerate kinase, with product MSFTSSPRPVNATDAADAAGTERSTKVVIAPDAFKGTASAQQAAQWLGEGIREVIKDADIYLAPMADGGEGTSELFAGERITLPTTDAAGRLTEASYTYDASTTTAFIDVAAASGLPAVAENPVPMTGDTYGTGVLIADAQTRGATRIALGLGGSATIDGGTGILVALGANPIDARGYQLKPGGGALRDIADLDTAKVNIPAGAVDWLLLVDVAAPATGDHGAAAVFGPQKGASEEDVEVLDEGLARLCDVAGVDPTTPGMGAAGGVGIGLTWLSTLLHGDASHVQIVPGARMVADANGLAEQLTDAALVITGEGRFDAQTAAGKVAATVFDLVEEHNPEAVVAVASGEFQDTPREVASNEVIAVTLPDPSEAGEAGTAEQLRRAGAEIAVAYLRTSTVQG
- a CDS encoding DUF4921 family protein, with the translated sequence MPLDVQSPKHALTTMADGTIKQVSPFSGTQVWTVPGRGNRPLSNRSKEPEALGDDAFTHSCNFCEAKQLATPPEKTRTFRGEDGRWQILRDQMPHQLGETRAEFRRVPNLFEIVSYDYWVQNYGYEMPEGRRRHMETYLADSAGREHVYEIARTRMRASGLGEAESEDELLALAPAYFGGGHDVIIARRHFVDGATDDSQLASSGTLTPDEHHGFTAFTIDALRDLLEANRYAPYVVVFQNWLSAAGASFDHLHKQLVTIDERGVQAEMEIAKLRRNLNMYNEWGVNYASYHNLVIAENDYAVVVAGIGHRYPTTAIYSKSATCEPWRQSEEEVRGFSDLLHAVHAATGPEVACNEEWHYRPVDLDVPMPWRVNIKWRLSTVAGFEGNTKIYVNTLSPFDVRDRLVTNLYRLRDEGRVAGDIRIAAECTPARNVLLYNPMLSKEGQDR